A window of Halomonas sp. GFAJ-1 contains these coding sequences:
- a CDS encoding U32 family peptidase: MQAPELLSPAGTFNNMRYAFAYGADAVYAGQPRYSLRVRNNDFKVDNLHRGIEYAHARGKQFYVASNIAPHNSKLKTYLRDMEPVIEARPDALIMSDPGLIMMVRDRWPEQEIHLSVQSNVVNWAAAKFWQRQGISRIILSRELSLEEIGEIRAECPDLEIETFVHGALCIAYSGRCLLSGYFNHRDPNQGTCTNACRWKYNTVAATHDETGDLVPANQGVTATANDQDELSALIEDVTRPGKLMPVYEDEHGTYIMNSKDLRAVQHVARLAEMGVSSLKIEGRTKSYYYVARTAQVYRQAIDDAVAGRPFNMGLMDELENLANRGYTEGFYRRHVHDEFQSYEQGSSIGVHQQFVGDVLGYDASREMLDIEVKNRFEAGDSMELMLPGGNRRFALEYIENQRGEGLRAAPGSGHRVRIPVPGADIQPEQLEFALLMRDLKPAASIPAVQLGIPAS; encoded by the coding sequence ATGCAAGCCCCAGAACTGCTTTCCCCTGCTGGTACCTTTAATAATATGCGTTACGCTTTCGCCTACGGGGCGGATGCGGTATACGCTGGCCAACCGCGTTATTCGCTGCGTGTGCGAAACAATGATTTTAAGGTCGATAATCTGCACCGTGGCATCGAATATGCCCACGCGCGCGGAAAGCAGTTTTATGTGGCTTCTAACATTGCGCCCCATAACAGCAAGTTAAAAACCTACCTGCGGGATATGGAGCCGGTGATTGAAGCGCGGCCGGATGCGCTGATTATGTCGGACCCAGGTTTGATCATGATGGTGCGTGATCGCTGGCCGGAACAAGAGATCCATCTCTCAGTACAATCCAACGTTGTAAATTGGGCGGCCGCTAAGTTTTGGCAGCGTCAGGGCATTAGCCGGATTATTTTATCCCGCGAGCTCTCCCTTGAAGAGATTGGTGAAATACGTGCTGAGTGCCCGGACCTAGAGATCGAAACCTTTGTCCATGGAGCGCTCTGTATTGCTTATTCAGGCCGTTGCCTGCTCTCAGGTTATTTTAATCACCGTGACCCTAACCAAGGCACCTGCACCAATGCGTGTCGTTGGAAATACAACACCGTCGCCGCCACTCACGACGAGACGGGCGATTTGGTGCCTGCCAATCAGGGGGTAACGGCAACGGCTAATGATCAAGATGAGTTGTCGGCGTTGATTGAAGATGTGACACGCCCAGGCAAGCTGATGCCCGTTTATGAAGATGAGCACGGCACGTACATTATGAACTCGAAAGACCTGCGCGCCGTTCAGCACGTAGCGCGGCTAGCAGAGATGGGTGTCTCATCGCTCAAGATTGAAGGGCGCACTAAATCCTACTATTACGTCGCGCGGACGGCCCAGGTCTACCGCCAGGCCATTGATGACGCCGTCGCCGGGCGGCCCTTTAATATGGGGCTAATGGATGAACTTGAGAACCTAGCCAATCGGGGCTACACCGAGGGGTTCTATCGCCGCCATGTACACGATGAGTTCCAGAGCTATGAGCAAGGCAGTTCCATCGGTGTGCACCAGCAGTTTGTAGGCGACGTCCTCGGCTACGATGCATCACGGGAAATGCTTGATATAGAGGTTAAGAACCGCTTTGAAGCAGGCGACAGCATGGAGCTAATGCTGCCCGGCGGCAATCGCCGTTTTGCGCTTGAGTACATAGAGAACCAGCGCGGCGAAGGCTTGCGTGCCGCCCCCGGCTCTGGGCACCGGGTTCGTATCCCGGTACCTGGGGCTGACATTCAGCCTGAGCAGCTTGAGTTTGCCTTGCTAATGCGCGATCTCAAGCCAGCGGCGTCTATTCCCGCTGTTCAGCTAGGAATTCCTGCTTCCTGA
- a CDS encoding S-adenosylmethionine uptake transporter → MTTSLKGILCMCLGVLFLALGDAVSKWLGEVHSPLQIIFFRTLVSLPLIALMAYFAGGLRKLSTKRPGVHLVRGLIYTATMIFFVWGLILLPLAEATAIAFVAPLFVTLLSVPLLGERIDTPVLIASLVGFVGVLIVVRPGGDAFQLGTLTLLGAAFFYALMMITARRYGAREHLWAMVFYMTLVPFVITAVSLPWVWQTPQPWHWLGFLAAGVLGIGATAFITLAFRFAPAAIAAPFDYTAMLWAVLLGWWFWGELPDLWVWVGSALIMGSGLAIAYHDRRTTLKRRPSA, encoded by the coding sequence ATGACAACATCGTTAAAAGGCATACTCTGCATGTGCCTGGGAGTACTGTTTTTAGCACTGGGCGATGCTGTCTCAAAATGGCTTGGCGAAGTGCACTCGCCGCTGCAGATCATTTTCTTTCGTACGCTGGTATCGTTACCGCTGATTGCGTTGATGGCCTACTTCGCTGGTGGGCTACGAAAGTTAAGCACGAAGCGACCAGGCGTGCACTTGGTGCGAGGGCTTATCTACACCGCGACGATGATCTTTTTCGTCTGGGGGCTTATCTTGCTACCTCTGGCGGAAGCGACGGCCATCGCCTTTGTTGCACCGCTTTTTGTCACGCTGCTGTCGGTGCCACTGCTGGGTGAACGTATTGACACACCTGTGCTGATCGCCTCGCTGGTAGGTTTTGTGGGCGTGCTGATTGTGGTGCGCCCGGGGGGCGATGCGTTCCAACTAGGCACGCTAACGCTATTGGGGGCCGCTTTCTTTTATGCCCTTATGATGATTACGGCGCGCCGTTATGGTGCCAGAGAGCACCTTTGGGCAATGGTGTTCTATATGACATTAGTGCCCTTTGTTATTACGGCGGTCAGTTTACCCTGGGTGTGGCAAACGCCGCAGCCGTGGCACTGGCTTGGGTTTTTAGCGGCCGGGGTACTGGGTATTGGCGCCACTGCGTTTATTACGTTGGCGTTCCGCTTCGCACCCGCGGCCATCGCTGCACCGTTTGATTACACCGCGATGCTTTGGGCGGTTCTGCTGGGTTGGTGGTTCTGGGGCGAGCTACCGGACCTGTGGGTGTGGGTAGGCAGTGCGCTGATTATGGGCAGTGGTTTGGCGATTGCTTACCATGACCGGCGCACAACGCTAAAGCGCCGTCCAAGCGCTTAA
- a CDS encoding D-alanyl-D-alanine carboxypeptidase — translation MATIGIYARGVALWWVPLTLSLLMLGAFTQAHANPRYAGIVVDLENGEVLYAENADERRYPASLTKMMTLYLLFEALEKGELTLDQALPVSAQAAAMPATKLWLAAGSSISVDSAIRALAVRSANDVAVVVAEALGGSEQRFGHLMTAKARELGMNSTTFRNASGLPDDQQITTARDMVTLSVRVMQDFPQYYHYFGLQEFTYRGTRHTSHNRLVRNYPGADGLKTGFIRASGFNVATTAVNNNRRLVGIVMGGFTGASRDTHMANLLDRSFSRAALRDHGTWLANTDISREFMTFPGLAQPINQPAAPSQPMLANVATTLSPARTAAVAVEEQLSRSSEQSTDTPASAQPDPLQAFIERERVMATVAPAAEQASGGVWGIQVGAFSQASHAEQLAHQAAQRLPNSVGGRVLIDTLEGQTPVFRARVVALDEGGARQACQSLQAQGMDCMVVNASL, via the coding sequence ATGGCCACAATAGGAATATACGCAAGGGGTGTGGCGCTTTGGTGGGTGCCGCTCACGCTCTCTTTGCTGATGCTGGGGGCGTTTACCCAGGCTCACGCCAATCCGCGCTACGCCGGTATTGTGGTGGATCTGGAAAATGGTGAAGTGCTGTATGCAGAAAATGCTGACGAAAGACGCTACCCGGCATCACTGACCAAGATGATGACGCTTTACCTGTTGTTTGAAGCACTGGAAAAGGGTGAGCTTACTCTAGACCAAGCGTTGCCTGTTTCGGCGCAGGCTGCTGCGATGCCGGCCACTAAGCTCTGGCTGGCGGCAGGTAGCTCGATTTCTGTGGATAGCGCGATCCGTGCATTAGCTGTGCGTTCAGCTAACGATGTTGCGGTGGTAGTTGCTGAGGCGCTTGGTGGTAGCGAGCAGCGCTTCGGTCATTTAATGACTGCAAAAGCCCGTGAGCTGGGTATGAATTCGACCACCTTTCGCAATGCTTCCGGTTTGCCGGATGACCAACAAATTACCACCGCGCGGGATATGGTGACGCTATCTGTGCGAGTGATGCAGGATTTCCCTCAGTATTACCACTATTTTGGCCTTCAAGAGTTTACTTACCGTGGAACGCGGCATACCAGCCATAATCGGTTAGTGCGTAACTATCCTGGAGCCGATGGTCTTAAAACGGGTTTTATTCGCGCCTCAGGTTTCAACGTGGCCACGACTGCCGTAAATAACAACCGGCGCTTGGTAGGCATTGTGATGGGCGGTTTTACAGGGGCGTCCCGTGATACTCATATGGCGAACCTGTTAGATCGCAGCTTTAGCCGTGCAGCACTGCGTGACCATGGTACATGGTTAGCCAATACCGATATCTCCCGTGAGTTTATGACGTTTCCAGGGTTAGCTCAGCCCATCAATCAGCCTGCAGCTCCTAGCCAGCCTATGCTTGCTAACGTCGCGACGACGCTGTCTCCTGCGCGAACGGCAGCAGTGGCAGTAGAAGAGCAGCTTTCCCGTTCGTCAGAGCAGAGCACTGATACCCCCGCCTCGGCACAGCCAGATCCATTGCAAGCGTTTATTGAGCGAGAGCGTGTGATGGCTACGGTTGCACCGGCGGCAGAGCAAGCTTCAGGTGGTGTTTGGGGTATTCAAGTAGGTGCCTTTAGCCAAGCATCTCACGCTGAACAGCTTGCTCACCAAGCGGCGCAACGCTTACCTAACAGCGTCGGTGGCCGTGTGCTAATTGACACCTTAGAGGGTCAGACACCGGTATTTCGTGCCCGTGTAGTGGCGTTAGATGAAGGAGGGGCAAGGCAAGCTTGTCAATCGCTTCAAGCTCAGGGCATGGACTGCATGGTGGTGAACGCTAGTTTGTAA
- a CDS encoding 50S ribosomal protein L17 — protein sequence MRHRKSGRHLNRTSSHRQAMFKNMSVSLVEHEVIKTTLPKAKELRRVIEPLITLAKQDSVANRRLAFSRTRSKEAVGKLFNELGPRYAERPGGYIRILKCGFRTGDNAPMAYVELVDRPVAEEEAVAE from the coding sequence ATGCGTCATCGTAAGAGTGGTCGTCATCTGAATCGTACCAGCTCGCATCGTCAGGCCATGTTCAAGAACATGTCTGTCTCGCTGGTCGAGCATGAAGTCATTAAGACAACCCTGCCTAAGGCTAAGGAACTGCGTCGCGTTATCGAGCCGCTGATCACCCTAGCCAAGCAGGATAGCGTTGCAAACCGTCGTTTGGCGTTTTCCCGCACGCGCTCTAAAGAAGCCGTCGGCAAACTGTTCAACGAGCTAGGTCCGCGTTACGCCGAGCGTCCGGGTGGTTACATCCGCATTCTCAAGTGCGGTTTCCGCACCGGCGACAACGCGCCCATGGCATATGTTGAGCTAGTTGATCGTCCGGTTGCTGAAGAAGAAGCGGTTGCAGAGTAA
- a CDS encoding DNA-directed RNA polymerase subunit alpha, protein MQRSVTEFLRPRDIKVEEISAHHAKIVLEPFERGFGHTLGNALRRILLSSMPGAAVVEAEIAGVEHEYSALEGVQEDVIEILLNLKDVAIKMHSRDEAVLSLNKQGPAVVTAGDIALDHSVEIVNPDHIIAHVNEGAELKIQLKVALGRGYEPADARGSDEETRAIGRLQLDATFSPVRRVSYSVEAARVEQRTDLDKLIIDLETDGTLDPEEAIRRSATILQEQLAAFVDLEADKEQEVEEEEDHVDPILLRPVDDLELTVRSANCLKAENIYYIGDLIQRTEVELLKTPNLGKKSLNEIKDVLAARGLSLGMRLENWPPASLKDDKASA, encoded by the coding sequence ATGCAGCGTTCAGTGACAGAGTTTCTTCGTCCCCGCGACATCAAGGTCGAAGAAATCAGCGCACATCATGCCAAGATCGTTCTCGAACCATTCGAGCGCGGCTTTGGCCACACCCTGGGGAATGCACTTCGTCGCATTCTGCTTTCGTCCATGCCTGGCGCTGCCGTGGTAGAGGCTGAAATCGCCGGTGTCGAGCACGAATATAGTGCGCTCGAAGGGGTGCAGGAAGATGTCATCGAAATCCTCCTGAACTTGAAAGATGTTGCGATTAAGATGCACAGCCGCGATGAGGCGGTGCTCTCGCTGAACAAGCAGGGCCCAGCCGTCGTTACCGCTGGCGACATTGCGCTTGATCATAGCGTCGAAATCGTCAACCCGGACCACATCATTGCGCATGTTAATGAAGGTGCCGAGCTGAAAATTCAGCTTAAGGTCGCGCTGGGTCGTGGTTATGAGCCGGCTGACGCTCGTGGCTCTGATGAAGAGACACGTGCTATTGGCCGCCTGCAGCTGGATGCCACCTTCAGCCCTGTCCGCCGTGTTTCCTACTCGGTTGAGGCCGCTCGTGTAGAGCAGCGCACCGATCTCGATAAGCTTATTATCGATCTGGAGACCGACGGTACCTTGGATCCGGAAGAGGCTATCCGTCGCAGTGCGACCATTCTGCAAGAGCAGCTGGCCGCCTTCGTCGACCTGGAAGCTGATAAAGAACAGGAAGTCGAAGAGGAAGAGGATCATGTTGATCCTATCCTATTGCGCCCCGTAGACGATCTTGAGTTGACCGTTCGCAGCGCTAACTGCCTAAAAGCCGAGAATATTTATTACATCGGAGATCTGATCCAGCGCACTGAAGTTGAGCTGCTGAAGACCCCGAACCTCGGTAAAAAGTCTTTGAATGAAATCAAAGATGTATTGGCGGCGCGCGGCCTGTCCCTGGGTATGCGGCTGGAAAATTGGCCACCCGCTAGCCTGAAGGACGACAAAGCCTCCGCGTAA